One window from the genome of Microbulbifer sp. ALW1 encodes:
- a CDS encoding GNAT family N-acetyltransferase, which yields MSGTTMNQRSQWFESGVNEGDLNEIGISDSPLDHSRYTLRDGRQVVIRPVQASDVDLERELIEGLSADSSRMRFLGGIGQVSKQLMRILTDNDPQHEAYIALYKDEAGNQHAVGVANFACDPDGRACECAVVVADDWQNAGLGKYLLQELVDAAKVDGLEEIYSIESAGNNAIDHVARELGFACKSDPRDYTMVRYSLHLQ from the coding sequence ATGTCTGGCACGACCATGAATCAACGCAGCCAATGGTTCGAAAGCGGCGTCAATGAGGGCGACCTGAATGAGATCGGCATCAGTGACAGCCCACTGGACCACAGTCGATATACCCTGCGAGACGGCCGCCAGGTTGTCATTCGCCCGGTACAGGCATCGGACGTCGATCTGGAACGTGAGTTGATTGAGGGGCTGTCCGCCGACTCCAGCCGCATGCGCTTTCTCGGCGGCATTGGCCAAGTCAGTAAACAGCTGATGAGAATTCTTACCGACAACGACCCACAGCACGAGGCATATATTGCTCTCTACAAGGATGAAGCCGGTAACCAGCACGCCGTGGGTGTCGCCAACTTCGCCTGCGATCCAGACGGTCGCGCTTGCGAGTGCGCCGTTGTGGTTGCTGACGACTGGCAGAATGCCGGCCTCGGCAAATATCTGCTGCAGGAGCTGGTAGATGCCGCCAAGGTCGACGGCCTGGAAGAAATCTACTCCATTGAATCCGCGGGCAACAACGCCATTGACCACGTCGCCCGGGAGCTGGGGTTCGCATGCAAGTCCGACCCCCGCGACTACACCATGGTGCGCTATAGCCTTCATCTGCAGTGA